A section of the Citrobacter farmeri genome encodes:
- the maoP gene encoding macrodomain Ori organization protein MaoP, translated as MAESFTTTNRYFDNKYYPRGFSRHGDFTIKEAQLLERHGYAFNELDLGKREPVTEEEKLFVAVCRGEREPVTEAERVWSKYMTRIKRPKRFHTLSGGKPQMEGAEDYTESDD; from the coding sequence ATGGCGGAAAGCTTTACGACGACTAATCGATATTTCGACAACAAATATTATCCACGCGGATTCTCTCGTCATGGTGATTTCACCATCAAAGAGGCGCAACTGCTTGAACGTCATGGTTATGCCTTCAACGAGCTGGATCTGGGGAAACGTGAGCCGGTTACCGAAGAAGAGAAGCTCTTTGTGGCGGTATGCCGTGGTGAACGTGAGCCAGTGACCGAAGCGGAACGCGTCTGGTCTAAATACATGACGCGAATCAAGCGTCCAAAACGTTTCCACACTCTGTCCGGCGGTAAACCGCAGATGGAAGGTGCTGAGGACTACACAGAGTCTGATGACTAA
- a CDS encoding YifB family Mg chelatase-like AAA ATPase has translation MSLSIVHTRAALGVNAPAITIEVHISNGLPGLTLVGLPETTVKEARDRVRSAIINSGYDFPAKKITINLAPADLPKEGGRYDLPIAVALLVASEQLTTHKLDRYELVGELALTGALRGVPGAISSATEAIRAGRCIIVAKENEEEVGLIEGDGCLVADHLQAVCAFLEGKHDLNHPEVSDEVTCMSSDDLSDIIGQEQGKRSLEITAAGGHNLLLVGPPGTGKTMLASRLNGLLPALSNEEALESAAILSLINSNSVQKQWKQRPFRAPHHSASLTAMVGGGAIPAPGEISLAHNGILFLDELPEFERRTLDALREPIESGQIHLSRTRAKITYPARFQLVAAMNPSPTGHYQGNHNRSTPEQTLRYLSRLSGPFLDRFDLSLEIPLPPPGILSQPGVKGENSITVKQRVIAAQERQHKRQGKLNALLQNREIREHCPLSSEDAQWLEETLIHLGLSIRAWQRLLKVSRTIADLAQAEQISRRHLQEAVSYRAIDRLLAHLQKQLT, from the coding sequence ATGTCACTGTCAATTGTTCATACACGCGCTGCGTTGGGGGTGAATGCACCGGCGATTACCATCGAAGTGCATATCAGTAACGGTCTGCCTGGCTTAACGTTGGTGGGATTACCAGAAACAACCGTCAAAGAGGCACGCGATCGGGTACGCAGTGCGATCATCAATAGCGGATATGACTTTCCCGCAAAGAAAATCACCATCAATCTCGCCCCAGCAGATCTTCCCAAAGAGGGCGGGAGATACGATTTACCTATTGCTGTGGCGCTTCTGGTTGCATCTGAGCAGCTTACAACACATAAACTCGACCGATATGAGTTAGTGGGTGAATTGGCGCTTACAGGCGCATTACGCGGCGTTCCCGGCGCTATATCCAGCGCGACCGAAGCGATTCGCGCGGGAAGATGCATAATCGTGGCAAAAGAGAACGAAGAAGAGGTCGGGCTGATTGAGGGGGACGGATGTTTGGTTGCCGATCATCTGCAAGCCGTCTGCGCATTCCTGGAAGGAAAACATGACCTTAACCATCCAGAAGTCAGCGACGAGGTAACCTGCATGTCATCTGACGATCTCAGCGATATTATTGGTCAGGAGCAAGGAAAACGCAGCCTTGAGATCACCGCCGCGGGTGGGCATAACCTGTTGTTAGTTGGTCCACCGGGTACGGGGAAAACGATGCTTGCCAGCCGCCTTAATGGTCTGTTGCCGGCGTTAAGTAACGAAGAAGCCCTGGAAAGTGCCGCCATCCTCAGCCTGATCAACTCGAACAGCGTGCAAAAACAGTGGAAGCAACGACCTTTCCGCGCACCACACCACAGTGCATCCCTGACCGCGATGGTTGGTGGCGGTGCGATCCCCGCGCCAGGCGAAATATCTTTAGCACACAACGGAATACTATTTCTTGATGAGCTACCTGAGTTTGAACGACGAACCTTAGATGCCTTACGTGAGCCCATCGAGTCTGGCCAGATCCACCTTTCTCGTACGCGTGCCAAGATCACCTATCCTGCGCGCTTTCAATTGGTGGCAGCAATGAATCCCAGTCCCACAGGACACTATCAGGGCAACCATAACCGGAGTACACCTGAACAGACATTACGCTATCTCAGCCGACTCTCAGGTCCCTTTCTGGACCGCTTTGATCTTTCTCTTGAGATCCCTTTACCCCCACCAGGCATACTCAGCCAACCCGGTGTAAAAGGGGAAAACAGCATTACGGTTAAACAACGGGTTATAGCTGCGCAGGAACGCCAGCATAAACGCCAGGGCAAACTGAATGCGCTCCTGCAAAACAGGGAGATACGTGAACACTGTCCGTTATCGAGTGAAGATGCGCAGTGGCTGGAGGAGACACTCATCCATCTTGGATTGTCTATACGGGCCTGGCAGCGTTTATTAAAGGTCTCGAGGACCATTGCCGACCTTGCGCAAGCCGAACAGATTTCGCGACGACACTTGCAGGAAGCGGTCAGCTACCGGGCGATAGATAGACTGCTTGCACACCTGCAAAAACAACTGACATAA
- the ilvL gene encoding ilv operon leader peptide produces MTALLRVISLVVISVVVIIIPSCGAALGRGKA; encoded by the coding sequence ATGACAGCCCTTCTACGAGTGATTAGCCTGGTCGTGATTAGCGTGGTGGTGATTATTATCCCATCGTGCGGGGCTGCACTTGGACGAGGAAAGGCTTAA
- the ilvX gene encoding peptide IlvX, producing MNNSIKFCFLRFMTGI from the coding sequence ATGAATAACAGCATAAAATTCTGTTTCTTAAGATTTATGACGGGGATCTAA
- the ilvG gene encoding acetolactate synthase 2 catalytic subunit, which yields MNGAQWVVHALRAQGVETVFGYPGGAIMPVYDALYDGGVEHLLCRHEQGAAIAAIGYARSTGKTGVCIATSGPGATNLITGLADALLDSVPVVAITGQVAAPFIGTDAFQEVDVLGLSLACTKHSFLVQSLEELPRIMAEAFEVANSGRPGPVLVDIPKDIQLARGELEPYFTTVENAAVFPHADVEQARKMLSQAQKPMLYVGGGVGMAQAVPALREFIAVTQMPVACTLKGLGAVEADYPYYQGMLGMHGTKAANFAVQECDLLIAVGARFDDRVTGKLDTFAPHASVIHMDIDPAELNKLRRAHVSLQGDLNVLLPALQQTVNIDEWRQRNAELRTDHTWRYDHPGEAIYAPLLLKQLSDRKPTNCVVTTDVGQHQMWSAQHMTYTRPENFITSSGLGTMGFGLPAAVGAQVARPDDTVICISGDGSFMMNVQELGTVKRKQLPLKIVLLDNQRLGMVRQWQQLFFQERYSETTLTDNPDFLTLASAFGIPGQHITRKDQVEAALDTLLNSDGPYLLHVSIDELENVWPLVPPGASNSEMLEKLS from the coding sequence ATGAATGGAGCACAGTGGGTGGTACATGCGTTGCGTGCGCAGGGTGTCGAGACAGTATTCGGCTATCCCGGTGGCGCAATTATGCCGGTCTACGATGCGTTGTACGACGGTGGCGTGGAACACCTGCTGTGCCGACATGAACAGGGGGCGGCGATCGCGGCCATTGGTTATGCCCGTTCCACTGGGAAGACAGGCGTTTGTATCGCCACCTCAGGTCCTGGGGCAACAAATCTGATCACCGGACTGGCGGATGCGCTGTTAGATTCAGTCCCTGTTGTAGCGATCACCGGGCAGGTTGCTGCGCCCTTCATCGGTACCGACGCGTTTCAGGAGGTCGATGTGCTGGGGCTGTCACTGGCCTGTACCAAGCACAGTTTTCTGGTGCAGTCGCTGGAAGAGCTGCCGCGCATCATGGCTGAGGCGTTTGAAGTCGCGAACTCTGGCCGTCCAGGTCCGGTTCTGGTAGATATCCCGAAAGATATCCAGTTAGCCCGCGGGGAGTTGGAACCGTATTTCACGACCGTCGAAAACGCGGCAGTTTTCCCTCATGCCGACGTTGAGCAGGCGCGAAAAATGCTGAGCCAGGCGCAAAAACCGATGCTGTACGTCGGCGGTGGCGTAGGGATGGCGCAAGCGGTCCCGGCGCTGCGTGAATTTATTGCGGTAACGCAAATGCCGGTTGCCTGCACGCTGAAAGGGCTGGGGGCTGTCGAGGCGGATTATCCCTACTATCAGGGGATGCTGGGTATGCATGGCACCAAAGCCGCAAACTTCGCAGTGCAAGAGTGTGATTTGTTGATTGCGGTAGGCGCACGTTTTGATGACCGGGTGACTGGCAAACTGGATACTTTCGCGCCTCATGCCAGTGTGATCCATATGGATATCGATCCGGCTGAACTGAACAAACTGCGCCGGGCGCATGTTTCCTTGCAGGGCGATTTGAATGTGTTGCTGCCAGCTCTGCAACAGACGGTCAACATTGATGAATGGCGTCAACGTAATGCGGAACTGCGTACTGACCACACCTGGCGCTACGATCATCCGGGGGAGGCCATCTATGCGCCGCTGCTGTTAAAACAGCTGTCGGATCGTAAACCAACCAACTGTGTGGTGACGACGGATGTCGGCCAGCATCAGATGTGGTCCGCGCAACATATGACGTACACTCGCCCGGAGAATTTCATCACCTCCAGCGGCTTAGGCACGATGGGTTTTGGGTTACCGGCTGCCGTTGGAGCGCAGGTTGCGCGACCGGACGACACCGTTATCTGTATTTCCGGTGACGGCTCCTTCATGATGAATGTTCAGGAGCTGGGCACCGTAAAACGTAAGCAGTTACCGTTGAAGATAGTCTTACTGGATAACCAACGGTTAGGCATGGTTCGACAATGGCAACAGCTGTTTTTCCAGGAACGATATAGCGAAACCACCCTGACCGATAACCCCGATTTCCTCACGTTAGCCAGCGCCTTCGGCATCCCTGGCCAACACATCACCCGAAAAGACCAGGTTGAAGCGGCACTCGATACCCTGCTGAACAGCGACGGGCCATACCTGCTTCATGTCTCAATCGACGAACTTGAGAATGTCTGGCCACTGGTGCCGCCTGGCGCCAGCAACTCTGAAATGCTGGAGAAATTATCATGA
- the ilvM gene encoding acetolactate synthase 2 small subunit, which yields MMQHQVAVEARFNPETLERVLRVVRHRGFQVCAMNMEAARDAQNINIELTVASPRSVDLLFSQLSKLVDVAHVAICQSTTTSQQIRA from the coding sequence ATGATGCAACATCAGGTCGCCGTAGAAGCTCGCTTTAATCCGGAAACACTGGAACGTGTTTTACGTGTGGTACGCCACCGTGGTTTTCAGGTGTGCGCCATGAATATGGAAGCCGCCCGTGACGCGCAGAATATAAATATCGAATTGACCGTTGCCAGTCCACGGTCGGTCGACTTACTGTTTAGTCAGTTAAGTAAGCTGGTCGATGTGGCACATGTTGCCATCTGCCAGAGCACAACCACATCACAACAAATCCGCGCGTAA
- the ilvE gene encoding branched-chain-amino-acid transaminase, with protein sequence MTTKKADYIWSNGEMVRWEDAKVHVMSHALHYGTSVFEGIRCYDSHKGPVVFRHREHMQRLHDSAKIYRFPVSQSVDELMEACRAVIRKNNLTSAYIRPLVFVGDVGMGVNPPPGYTTDVIIAAFPWGAYLGAEALEQGIDAMVSSWNRAAPNTIPTAAKAGGNYLSSLLVGSEARRHGYQEGIALDVNGYISEGAGENLFEVKDGVLFTPPFTSSALPGITRDAIIKLAKDLGIEVREQVLSRESLYLADEVFMSGTAAEITPVRSVDGIQVGEGRCGPVTKRIQQAFFGLFTGETEDKWGWLDQVNS encoded by the coding sequence ATGACGACGAAAAAAGCTGATTACATTTGGTCCAATGGCGAGATGGTTCGTTGGGAAGACGCGAAAGTTCACGTGATGTCCCACGCACTGCACTACGGTACGTCTGTCTTTGAAGGCATCCGTTGCTATGACTCGCACAAAGGCCCGGTGGTGTTCCGTCATCGCGAACACATGCAACGCCTGCATGATTCAGCCAAAATTTACCGTTTCCCGGTCTCTCAGAGCGTGGATGAGCTGATGGAAGCTTGCCGTGCGGTGATCCGTAAAAACAACCTGACCAGCGCCTATATTCGTCCGCTGGTGTTTGTTGGCGATGTGGGGATGGGCGTGAATCCCCCTCCAGGATACACCACTGACGTCATTATCGCCGCGTTCCCGTGGGGCGCGTACCTGGGTGCCGAAGCGCTGGAACAAGGGATCGATGCAATGGTTTCCTCATGGAACCGTGCCGCGCCAAACACAATCCCGACCGCAGCAAAAGCGGGGGGTAACTACCTCTCGTCACTGCTGGTTGGAAGCGAAGCGCGTCGTCATGGCTATCAGGAAGGCATCGCGCTGGATGTGAATGGTTACATTTCTGAAGGTGCAGGTGAAAACTTGTTTGAAGTGAAAGACGGTGTGCTGTTTACCCCGCCGTTTACCTCTTCCGCGCTGCCGGGGATCACCCGTGACGCCATCATCAAACTGGCGAAAGATCTGGGAATTGAAGTCCGCGAGCAGGTTCTGTCCCGCGAATCCCTGTATCTGGCAGATGAAGTGTTCATGTCCGGCACAGCGGCGGAAATCACTCCGGTTCGCAGCGTTGACGGTATCCAGGTGGGTGAAGGCCGCTGTGGTCCGGTCACCAAACGCATCCAGCAAGCGTTCTTCGGCCTGTTTACCGGCGAAACCGAGGACAAATGGGGCTGGTTGGATCAGGTTAATTCATAA
- the ilvD gene encoding dihydroxy-acid dehydratase: MPKYRSATTTHGRNMAGARALWRATGMTDADFGKPIIAVVNSFTQFVPGHVHLRDLGKLVAEQIEASGGVAKEFNTIAVDDGIAMGHGGMLYSLPSRELIADSVEYMVNAHCADAMVCISNCDKITPGMLMASLRLNIPVIFVSGGPMEAGKTKLSDKIIKLDLVDAMIQGADPKVSDDQSNQVERSACPTCGSCSGMFTANSMNCLTEALGLSQPGNGSLLATHADRKQLFLNAGKRIVELTKRYYEQDDASALPRNIASKAAFENAMTLDIAMGGSTNTVLHLLAAAQEAEIDFTMSDIDKLSRKVPQLCKVAPSTQKYHMEDVHRAGGVLGILGELDRASLLNRDVKNVLGLTLPQTLEQYDITVTQDDAVKQMFRAGPAGIRTTEAFSQDCRWDSLDDDRAEGCIRSLEHAYSKDGGLAVLYGNFAENGCIVKTAGVDDSILKFTGPAKVYESQDEAVDAILGGKVVEGDVVVIRYEGPKGGPGMQEMLYPTTFLKSMGLGKACALVTDGRFSGGTSGLSIGHVSPEAASGGNIAIIEDGDMIAIDIPNRGIQLQLSDAEIAARREAQEARGDKAWTPKDRQRQVSFALRAYASLATSADKGAVRDKSKLGG; this comes from the coding sequence ATGCCTAAGTACCGTTCCGCCACCACCACTCATGGCCGCAATATGGCAGGAGCCCGCGCGCTGTGGCGCGCAACAGGAATGACCGATGCCGATTTTGGCAAACCGATCATTGCCGTCGTGAACTCATTCACCCAGTTTGTACCAGGGCACGTGCATTTGCGCGATCTCGGTAAACTGGTTGCTGAACAAATTGAAGCATCGGGTGGGGTGGCTAAAGAGTTCAACACCATTGCAGTGGATGATGGTATCGCCATGGGCCACGGGGGCATGCTTTATTCACTACCGTCGCGCGAACTGATCGCTGATTCGGTGGAATACATGGTGAATGCCCATTGCGCCGATGCCATGGTTTGTATCTCCAACTGTGACAAAATCACCCCGGGGATGCTGATGGCCTCCCTGCGCCTGAATATTCCGGTGATCTTCGTTTCCGGCGGTCCGATGGAAGCCGGGAAAACCAAGCTTTCTGACAAAATCATCAAGCTCGATCTGGTTGATGCCATGATTCAAGGGGCGGACCCGAAAGTCTCTGACGATCAGAGCAATCAGGTTGAACGCTCCGCCTGCCCGACTTGCGGTTCCTGTTCCGGGATGTTTACCGCCAACTCGATGAACTGCCTGACCGAAGCGCTGGGCCTGTCGCAGCCGGGGAATGGCTCGCTGCTGGCGACTCACGCCGACCGTAAGCAGTTGTTCCTCAACGCTGGTAAACGCATTGTTGAGCTGACGAAACGTTACTACGAGCAGGATGATGCGTCCGCACTGCCGCGCAACATCGCCAGCAAAGCGGCGTTCGAAAACGCGATGACGCTGGATATCGCGATGGGGGGATCCACCAACACCGTGCTGCACCTGCTGGCCGCAGCGCAGGAAGCGGAGATCGACTTCACGATGAGTGATATCGACAAGCTTTCCCGCAAAGTTCCGCAACTGTGTAAAGTGGCGCCGAGTACGCAGAAATATCACATGGAAGATGTTCACCGTGCGGGCGGCGTGCTGGGAATTCTGGGCGAACTGGATCGCGCAAGCCTGTTGAACCGGGACGTGAAAAACGTGCTGGGGCTGACACTGCCGCAAACCCTTGAGCAATATGACATCACGGTGACACAAGATGACGCCGTGAAGCAGATGTTCCGTGCGGGTCCGGCGGGTATTCGCACCACCGAAGCGTTCTCGCAGGATTGTCGTTGGGACTCGCTGGATGACGATCGCGCCGAAGGTTGTATCCGTTCGCTGGAACACGCCTACAGCAAAGACGGTGGTCTGGCGGTACTTTACGGTAACTTCGCGGAAAATGGCTGCATTGTCAAAACCGCTGGCGTGGATGACAGCATTCTGAAATTTACAGGCCCAGCCAAAGTGTACGAAAGCCAGGATGAAGCGGTTGATGCGATCCTCGGCGGTAAAGTGGTAGAAGGTGACGTGGTCGTGATCCGCTACGAAGGACCAAAAGGCGGACCGGGGATGCAGGAAATGCTTTACCCCACGACCTTCCTCAAATCGATGGGCCTCGGCAAAGCGTGCGCACTGGTCACTGACGGGCGTTTCTCTGGGGGTACCTCTGGTCTCTCCATTGGTCACGTTTCACCGGAAGCGGCCAGCGGCGGTAATATCGCGATCATTGAAGACGGCGACATGATTGCGATTGATATTCCAAACCGTGGCATTCAGCTGCAACTGAGCGATGCGGAAATTGCTGCCCGTCGTGAAGCGCAGGAAGCTCGCGGCGACAAAGCCTGGACACCGAAAGATCGTCAGCGTCAGGTTTCGTTTGCGCTTCGCGCCTATGCGAGTCTTGCGACCAGCGCCGATAAAGGCGCGGTACGCGATAAATCGAAACTGGGAGGCTGA
- the ilvA gene encoding threonine ammonia-lyase, biosynthetic yields the protein MAESQPLSAAPEGAEYLRAVLRAPVYEAAQVTPLQKMEKLSSRLDNVILVKREDRQPVHSFKLRGAYAMMAGLTEAQKAHGVITASAGNHAQGVAFSSARLGVKALIVMPVATADIKVDAVRGFGGEVLLYGANFDEAKAKAIELSQQQGFTWVPPFDHPMVIAGQGTLALELLQQDAHLDRVFVPVGGGGLAAGVAVLIKQLMPQIKVIAVEAEDSACLKAALEAGHPVDLPRVGLFAEGVAVKRIGDETFRLCQEYLDDIITVDSDAICAAMKDLFEDVRAVAEPSGALALAGMKKYIAQHNIRGERLAHILSGANVNFHGLRYVSERCELGEQREALLAVTIPEEKGSFLKFCQLLGGRSVTEFNYRFADDKNACIFVGVRLSRGMEERTGILNLLRDGGYSVVDLSDDEMAKLHVRYMVGGRPSKPLQERLFSFEFPESPGALLKFLHTLGTHWNISLFHYRSHGTDYGRVLAAFELGEHEPDFETRLQELGYECHDETNNPAFRFFLAG from the coding sequence ATGGCCGAATCACAACCTCTGTCAGCTGCCCCGGAAGGGGCAGAATATCTGCGTGCGGTGCTCCGCGCGCCGGTATACGAAGCGGCGCAGGTGACGCCGCTGCAAAAAATGGAAAAACTGTCGTCGCGCCTTGATAACGTGATTCTTGTGAAGCGTGAAGACCGGCAGCCGGTTCACAGCTTCAAGCTTCGCGGCGCTTACGCGATGATGGCAGGGCTGACTGAGGCGCAAAAAGCCCATGGGGTGATCACTGCGTCTGCGGGTAACCACGCCCAGGGCGTGGCGTTCTCTTCCGCTCGTCTGGGTGTGAAGGCGCTGATCGTGATGCCTGTTGCGACGGCGGATATCAAAGTCGATGCTGTTCGTGGCTTTGGTGGTGAAGTATTGCTGTATGGCGCAAACTTTGATGAAGCAAAAGCGAAAGCGATTGAACTGTCGCAGCAGCAGGGCTTTACCTGGGTTCCACCGTTCGATCACCCAATGGTGATCGCCGGTCAGGGGACGCTGGCGCTGGAGTTGCTCCAACAGGATGCCCATCTCGATCGCGTGTTTGTGCCGGTCGGCGGCGGCGGTCTGGCGGCAGGCGTTGCGGTCCTGATTAAACAATTGATGCCGCAAATCAAAGTCATTGCGGTGGAAGCAGAAGACTCCGCCTGTCTGAAAGCGGCGCTGGAGGCGGGCCATCCGGTTGATCTTCCTCGCGTCGGCCTGTTTGCAGAAGGCGTGGCGGTGAAGCGCATTGGGGATGAAACCTTCCGTCTTTGTCAGGAGTATCTCGACGATATCATCACCGTGGATAGTGATGCGATATGTGCGGCGATGAAAGACCTGTTCGAAGATGTGCGTGCAGTGGCGGAGCCTTCCGGCGCGCTGGCGCTGGCGGGAATGAAAAAGTACATCGCCCAGCACAACATTCGCGGCGAACGCCTGGCGCATATTCTTTCCGGCGCTAACGTTAATTTCCATGGTCTGCGCTACGTTTCCGAGCGTTGCGAGTTGGGCGAACAACGTGAAGCGCTACTGGCGGTAACTATCCCGGAAGAAAAAGGCAGCTTCCTGAAGTTTTGCCAGTTGCTGGGCGGTCGTTCAGTCACCGAATTTAACTATCGCTTTGCCGATGATAAGAATGCCTGCATTTTTGTCGGCGTTCGGTTAAGCAGGGGGATGGAAGAACGTACCGGGATCCTGAATCTGCTGCGCGACGGCGGCTATAGCGTGGTCGATCTCTCCGATGACGAAATGGCGAAACTGCACGTGCGTTACATGGTTGGCGGGCGTCCCTCTAAGCCGCTACAGGAGCGTTTATTCAGTTTTGAGTTTCCGGAATCTCCGGGCGCGCTGCTTAAGTTTTTGCATACGCTGGGCACCCACTGGAATATCTCATTGTTCCATTATCGCAGCCACGGTACGGACTATGGCCGCGTACTGGCAGCGTTTGAACTGGGCGAGCACGAACCTGATTTCGAAACACGACTGCAAGAACTGGGCTATGAGTGTCACGACGAAACAAATAACCCGGCATTCCGCTTTTTTCTCGCGGGTTAA
- a CDS encoding DUF2461 domain-containing protein yields MAGRFQGFAQEGLTFLQQVKIENDKTWFEEHRFIYDRSILTPFRALVDDLAPVMSEIDPLLETRSAIGKTLSRIHRDTRFSHDKSLYRSRMWLTFKRSAKNWTDAPAYFFEISPDTLRYGLGYYSASKPTMDLFRHTLKQRPTQFLEVADCCRAPFELVGERYKRLLVKDLDPTISDWYHRKSFAAMATDTDVEKLFRADLVTLLANGFRQLEPLYQWLMQVETLKQIDPADL; encoded by the coding sequence ATGGCTGGACGCTTTCAGGGATTTGCGCAGGAAGGGCTGACGTTTCTTCAGCAGGTAAAAATTGAAAACGATAAAACGTGGTTCGAGGAGCACCGTTTTATTTACGATCGCAGCATACTCACGCCGTTTCGGGCGCTGGTGGATGACTTAGCGCCGGTGATGTCAGAAATTGATCCGCTGCTGGAAACCCGTTCCGCCATCGGCAAAACGCTATCGCGTATTCATCGTGATACCCGTTTTTCCCATGACAAATCGCTTTACCGCAGCCGGATGTGGCTGACCTTCAAACGTTCAGCCAAAAACTGGACCGATGCCCCCGCGTATTTTTTTGAAATCAGCCCGGATACGTTGCGTTACGGACTGGGATATTACAGCGCCAGTAAGCCGACGATGGATCTGTTTCGCCATACGCTAAAGCAGCGGCCTACGCAGTTTCTGGAAGTGGCTGACTGTTGTCGGGCGCCGTTTGAGCTGGTGGGGGAGCGCTATAAGCGACTGCTGGTAAAGGATCTTGATCCGACGATTTCTGACTGGTATCACCGTAAATCCTTTGCGGCAATGGCAACGGATACCGACGTGGAAAAACTCTTCCGCGCCGATCTGGTGACGCTGCTGGCAAACGGCTTCCGCCAACTGGAGCCGTTGTACCAGTGGTTAATGCAGGTGGAAACCCTGAAGCAAATTGACCCCGCGGATCTGTAA
- the ilvY gene encoding HTH-type transcriptional activator IlvY, giving the protein MDLRDLKMFLHLAESRHFGRSARAMHVSPSTLSRQIQRLEEDLGQPLFVRDNRTVTLTEAGEELRTFAQQTLLQYQQLRHTLDQQGPSLSGELHIFCSVTAAYSHLPPILDRFRAEHPSVEIKLTTGDAADAMEKVVTGEADLAIAGKPETLPGAVAFSMLENLAVVLIAPALPCPVRNQVSVEKPDWSTVPFIMADQGPVRRRIELWFRRHKISNPQIYATVGGHEAMVSMVALGCGVALLPEVVLENSPEPVRNRVMILERSDEKTPFELGVCAPKKRLHEPLIDAFWKIVLERKIDEGR; this is encoded by the coding sequence GTGGATTTACGCGATCTGAAAATGTTCCTGCATCTGGCGGAAAGCCGTCACTTTGGCCGCAGCGCGCGGGCCATGCACGTCAGCCCCTCAACGCTTTCCCGGCAAATTCAGCGGCTGGAAGAGGACCTCGGCCAACCGCTGTTTGTCCGCGATAATCGCACGGTCACGTTGACAGAAGCGGGTGAAGAACTACGAACGTTTGCCCAACAGACGCTGTTGCAGTATCAGCAATTGCGCCACACTCTCGATCAGCAAGGCCCGTCGTTGTCGGGTGAATTGCATATCTTCTGTTCGGTTACGGCAGCCTATAGCCATCTGCCGCCGATCCTCGACAGATTTCGCGCTGAGCATCCCTCGGTAGAAATAAAACTCACCACCGGCGATGCCGCCGATGCAATGGAAAAAGTGGTGACCGGCGAAGCGGATCTGGCGATTGCCGGAAAGCCGGAGACACTGCCCGGCGCGGTGGCGTTTTCGATGCTGGAAAATCTGGCGGTTGTGCTAATCGCCCCGGCGCTGCCCTGCCCGGTACGCAATCAGGTTTCGGTGGAGAAACCCGACTGGTCTACTGTGCCATTCATCATGGCCGATCAAGGACCCGTGCGTCGCCGCATTGAACTGTGGTTCCGTCGCCATAAAATCAGCAATCCGCAAATTTACGCCACCGTGGGCGGTCATGAAGCGATGGTGTCGATGGTGGCTCTCGGCTGCGGCGTGGCGTTGCTGCCTGAAGTGGTGCTGGAAAATAGCCCCGAACCGGTGCGCAATCGCGTGATGATTCTGGAACGTAGCGATGAGAAAACGCCGTTTGAGCTGGGCGTCTGTGCGCCGAAAAAGCGGCTGCATGAGCCGCTCATTGATGCCTTCTGGAAAATCGTTCTTGAGAGGAAAATCGACGAAGGTCGGTAA